A region of Epinephelus fuscoguttatus linkage group LG1, E.fuscoguttatus.final_Chr_v1 DNA encodes the following proteins:
- the LOC125893490 gene encoding adenosine receptor A1-like encodes MSSGLPSSKAVYIGMEVVIAVSSVIGNVMVVWAVRINRSLRDTTFCFIVSLALADIAVGALVIPLAITISIGLQTHFYSCLLVACTVLVLTQSSILALLAIAIDRYLRVKIPMSYKRVVTPRRAGTAVLLCWLVSIIVGLTPMLGWNNLQLLRDNGSLVTDDLLVTCEFETVISMDYMVYFNFFGWVLPPLLLMLAIYVEIFYMIHKQLNKKVTASHTDPSRYYGKELKLAKSLALVLFLFAVSWLPLHILNCITLFCPACNKPEFLIYIAIILTHGNSAVNPIVYAFRIKKFRTTFRKIWKQYVLCRESVGRLPQRGSQTGQSHERRLRQNDDDDDDV; translated from the exons ATGTCTTCGGGTCTGCCTTCCTCTAAAGCCGTCTATATCGGGATGGAGGTGGTGATCGCCGTGTCGTCGGTCATCGGCAACGTGATGGTGGTCTGGGCTGTGCGTATTAACCGGTCTTTGAGGGACACCACGTTTTGTTTCATCGTCTCCCTGGCCTTGGCTGACATTGCGGTCGGCGCTCTTGTCATCCCCCTCGCCATCACCATCAGCATCGGACTCCAGACGCACTTCTACAGTTGCTTGTTGGTCGCCTGCACGGTGCTTGTCCTCACTCAAAGTTCAATCCTGGCGCTCCTGGCCATCGCTATCGACCGCTATCTGAGAGTCAAAATACCCATGAG CTACAAACGGGTGGTGACACCTCGGCGAGCTGGCACAGCCGTGTTATTGTGTTGGCTGGTGTCCATCATAGTGGGCCTCACGCCCATGTTGGGTTGGAATAACCTGCAGCTTCTCCGTGACAACGGCTCCCTGGTCACTGATGACCTCTTGGTGACCTGTGAGTTTGAGACAGTCATCAGCATGGACTACATGGTCTACTTCAACTTCTTTGGCTGGGTGCTGCCACCTCTGCTCCTCATGCTAGCCATCTATGTCGAGATATTCTACATGATCCACAAGCAGCTCAACAAGAAG GTGACAGCTAGCCACACAGACCCCAGCCGCTACTATGGCAAGGAGCTCAAGCTAGCCAAGTCACTCGCCCttgttcttttcctctttgcaGTCAGCTGGCTCCCTCTTCACATCCTCAACTGCATCACCCTCTTTTGCCCCGCCTGTAATAAGCCAGAGTTCCTCATTTACATCGCCATCATCCTCACCCACGGCAACTCGGCTGTCAACCCCATCGTGTATGCTTTCCGCATCAAGAAATTCCGCACAACGTTCCGTAAAATCTGGAAACAGTATGTGCTTTGTCGGGAATCAGTCGGTCGGCTTCCTCAAAGAGGGAGCCAGACAGGACAAAGTCATGAGAGGAGGCTGAGGCAgaatgatgatgacgatgatgatgtgTGA